Proteins encoded in a region of the Podospora pseudopauciseta strain CBS 411.78 chromosome 6, whole genome shotgun sequence genome:
- the XAN1 gene encoding Alpha-ketoglutarate-dependent xanthine dioxygenase xan-1 (COG:E; EggNog:ENOG503NVW9), translated as MPSATGPVVHPFTPPEGSKINFGATITGIDIENLTDSDFALIRDALFTHQVVIFKSQSHVSPRAQYELTNRFDPLATSYGHGKTVDAKRSILHPDLKTIPHQPQVQVIGNGFVSSYEGLQNITLRHPHHKTFHTTSIPEADDLTHTRFYRWHIDAALYGLAPPIVTTLLAVKVPSGRRQICRYDDGTGDELSVPLGTTAFVSSCTSYDILSPKDQAFCRSTRVEYAPHPYIWMSGAKSRSDGLGMVSQGKEIPLRDLPPIEQDKIQILPMCWKNPVTGKLALQVHPSAIRKLHLADGTVIEDLAEVREIVHRLQRPGIAPEYVYAHDWEEGDFVLFHNRGVLHSVVGAFAEEEVRLFRQCNVAASEFPLGPDDE; from the exons ATGCCTTCAGCCACCGGCCCCGTTGTCCATCCTTTCACGCCTCCCGAGGGCTCCAAGATCAACTTCGGAGCCACCATCACAGGCATTGACATTGAGAACCTCACTG ACTCCGACTTTGCCCTCATCCGTGACGCCCTCTTCACCCACCAAGTCGTAATTTTCAAATCCCAATCCCACGTCTCCCCACGCGCCCAATACGAGCTCACCAACCGCTTCGATCCCCTCGCAACCTCGTATGGTCATGGCAAAACAGTAGACGCCAAACGctccatcctccaccccgacCTCAAAACAATCCCCCACCAGCCCCAAGTCCAAGTCATCGGCAACGGCTTTGTGTCTTCCTACGAAGGCCTTCAAAACATCACCCTCCgccacccccaccacaaaaccttccacaccacctccatccccgaAGCCGACGACCTCACACACACGAGGTTCTACAGATGGCACATCGACGCCGCCCTCTACGGCCTCGCCCCTCCCATCGTGACCACACTCCTGGCAGTCAAAGTCCCCTCTGGCCGCAGGCAAATCTGCCGTTACGACGACGGAACAGGCGATGAGCTCTCCGTCCCTTTGGGAACCACAGCTTTTGTCTCGTCATGCACCTCCTACgacatcctctcccccaaagACCAAGCCTTTTGCCGTTCCACCCGCGTGGAATACGCCCCCCACCCCTACATCTGGATGTCAGGCGCCAAATCCCGCTCTGACGGGCTGGGTATGGTCTCCCAAGGCAAAGAGATTCCTCTCAGGGACCTCCCCCCTATTGAACAAGACAAGATCCAGATTTTGCCCATGTGCTGGAAGAATCCTGTCACGGGAAAGCTAGCGCTGCAGGTGCACCCTTCTGCGATTAGAAAGTTGCACTTGGCTGATGGGACAGTGATTGAGGATTTGgcggaggtgagggagattgTGCATAGGCTGCAGAGGCCGGGGATTGCACCCGAGTATGTCTATGCGCAtgactgggaggagggggattttgTGCTTTTCCACAACAGGGGGGTGTTGCATAGTGTTGTAGGCGCGtttgccgaggaggaggtgaggttgtttAGGCAGTGCAATGTTGCGGCGAGTGAGTTTCCTTTGGGGCCTGATGATGAGTAG
- a CDS encoding hypothetical protein (EggNog:ENOG503NWMP; COG:O) — protein MADVEDQQQGGPRTSRSSVRKKRTGKSPKPEPQSQNDWTSASGPRPRPSPHPKRHGDIDIDIDIVESSDDSDDAQASPPKQQQPSRRPSKQRQQLPSPTDSEDSDLPSKPPSRSRHRTAAMRPNSTVPLVDTKAMARRMQHRPSYDDDDDDDEPPIRPSRPASRQTMASRRDQSSRSAHRYRSTPESRRSPRTSMSDSEGETDVTEDSLEEVVIQQPTRRRKPPAVPTAPVPPPAPSMHERLNRRTEEPEIEVVYEDPDPEPDFASTRYEQSVGVGRSRAQSRAPSRAPSRAASVKPDAYRRPRDVSRAPSLDGDRARSKSRTRRPLTRQYESDAYVSRAPSVFRRANTTIEGSHHASSQSFSSKRSMFADPTAANNMQLERQQPKRFTTCVSCRDNKTLVENTAKLKCAHRMCNTCLVRSFELSLRGPQHMPPRCCTAEPIPPKHVDKLLGEDFKAEWNRKYREYTTRSRIYCPEERCGRWFQPDNIRQENGRGQAKCSHCKTKVCCACHGLWHPQYSCPGDENTAQFMPQSKRDTYQTCYQCHHMVELAEGCNHMKCRCGAQFCMLCGGPWKSCACPMTNNSVQAVSRAAVDRMRTPMDEPPNPFASAPKYASRVPSPQALRSGFPASYAGTVKPRPSSYEEEPYLARRMEVREEPHHARRMHSFDDAFGHVDDQAEYGRGRAGVNVFDFEEQPRRRIEARSRGASFGNGDFRAGRAATVVAPSPPQTHVPMAPPPPRSAFEPPSRPAFDRVPPRAAPRADYASEAYAQRAARYASPERYEEFAAENYTADRRRPYSPERRQTFPTARRPRSLDRHHPFAQERREESPDGWQVPTRFPSPERGAPMAMEIPQKPRHMLAPERHMQIPERHMAPQDRHMQLPERHMATPDRYASMSERHAPMPERQQQMPERHMAMPERQLAHSDDRLRAPSPERRRASSFDKRLADRFNPESRPSPGAYHMGGMGHAVPPAAMTTIGVGPVGPPGHMGHMGMMNAMVPQGPLSPTRGPPPLSRTASHPAAAMMHGHGGGPSIPVAPVPPPAISHMPRRHTMEEDIYVSGRHPGGPTPEWFGPPGMGMGLHEWDPSGGSARAPHIRRRATQAHREHNKTEAKPSMQAGLSGSGRGLHRVSEWVNYIEPGPPEDTMGGGGPATIVG, from the exons ATGGCCGACGTCGAAGACCAGCAACAGGGCGGGCCTAGGACTTCGCGAAGCAGTGTGCGGAAGAAGCGCACAGGAAAATCTCCCAAGCCGGAGCCCCAGTCCCAAAACGATTGGACATCAGCCAGTGGGCCACGACCCCGTCCGTCGCCTCACCCGAAACGTCATGGGGATATAGACATAGACATAGACATTGTTGAGTCCTCTGACGACTCAGACGACGCCCAAGCGTCGCctcccaagcagcagcaaccatcTCGACGTCCTTCGAAGCAGCGTCAACAGCTCCCGAGTCCCACCGACTCCGAGGACTCCGACCTCCCGTCCAAGCCGCCGTCCCGTTCTCGACATCGGACTGCTGCCATGCGGCCCAACTCCACCGTGCCCTTGGTCGACACCAAGGCCATGGCCCGCCGTATGCAACATCGCCCTTCatatgacgacgacgacgacgatgatgagccGCCTATACGTCCATCGCGGCCAGCAAGCCGCCAGACGATGGCATCTCGTCGCGACCAGAGTTCTCGCTCCGCTCACCGCTACCGGTCCACTCCTGAATCTAGGCGCTCACCCCGCACTTCCATGTCCGATTCTGAGGGCGAAACTGACGTGACCGAGGATTCCTTGGAGGAAGTGGTTATTCAACAGCCTACCCGGAGAAGGAAGCCTCCGGCTGTTCCCACCGCCCCGGTACCCCCTCCCGCACCGTCCATGCATGAGCGCCTCAACCGGCGCACAGAGGAGCCCGAAATTGAGGTCGTCTATGAGGATCCAGATCCGGAGCCGGATTTTGCATCGACAAGGTATGAGCAATCGGTAGGTGTAGGAAGATCGCGAGCTCAATCCCGAGCCCCTTCCCGAGCACCCTCTCGAGCTGCGTCGGTGAAGCCGGATGCCTATCGTCGTCCGAGAGACGTTTCCCGTGCTCCGAGTCTCGATGGTGACCGGGCTCGGTCCAAATCCCGAACCAGAAG ACCGTTGACTAGGCAGTATGAGTCAGACGCTTATGTGTCGAGGGCCCCTTCAGTGTTCAGAAgagccaacaccaccataGAAGGGTCACACCATGCGTCGTCACAGAGCTTCAGCTCCAAGCGGTCCATGTTTGCCGATCCGACAGCTGCCAATAACATGCAGTTGGAGAGGCAACAACCCAAGAGGTTTACCACTTGTGTCTCATGCAGAGACAACAAGACTCTGGTCGAGAACACAGCTAAGCTCAAGTGCGCACATCGCATGTGCAACACTTGCCTGGTGCGCAGCTTTGAGCTGTCTCTCCGAGGCCCACAGCATATGCCCCCTCGATGTTGTACCGCAGAGCCCATCCCACCAAAGCACGTCGACAAACTGCTGGGTGAAGATTTCAAAGCCGAGTGGAACCGAAAATACCGTGAGTATACGACCAGAAGCCGCATATATTGTCCAGAGGAACGGTGTGGCAGGTGGTTCCAGCCCGACAACATTCGTCAGGAGAACGGGCGTGGGCAGGCAAAATGCAGTCACTGCAAAACAAAAGTCTGCTGTGCTTGCCATGGACTGTGGCATCCGCAGTACAGCTGCCCAGGCGATGAGAACACAGCACAGTTCATGCCGCAATCCAAGCGAGATACATACCAGACCTGTTATCAGTGCCATCACATGGTCGAACTCGCTGAAGGCTGCAACCATATGAAGTG CCGTTGTGGTGCTCAGTTCTGTATGCTCTGCGGCGGTCCGTGGAAATCGTGCGCATGCCCCATGACGAATAACTCGGTCCAAGCTGTATCTCGAGCAGCCGTAGACCGCATGAGGACGCCGATGGACGAACCCCCGAATCCCTTTGCATCTGCGCCGAAGTACGCATCTCGTGTTCCCTCTCCCCAGGCTCTACGGTCGGGATTCCCGGCCTCTTATGCAGGCACTGTAAAGCCTCGCCCATCGAGCTACGAGGAAGAACCATATCTTGCTCGGCGTATGGAAGTCCGTGAGGAACCTCATCATGCTCGCCGGATGCATTCTTTTGATGATGCCTTTGGTCATGTCGATGACCAGGCCGAGTACGGTAGAGGAAGGGCAGGTGTCAACGTCTTTGACTTTGAAGaacaacctcgacgacgcatcgaagctcggagccGCGGAGCGTCTTTCGGAAACGGTGATTTCCGAGCTGGGAGGGCTGCAACGGTTGTtgcaccatcacctccgcAAACACATGTTCCCATggcgccgccaccgcctcgtTCGGCATTTGAGCCACCCTCACGCCCCGCCTTCGACCGAGTACCACCTCGGGCCGCGCCGCGCGCTGATTATGCCTCCGAGGCCTATGCTCAAAGAGCGGCGCGCTATGCTTCGCCGGAGCGATATGAGGAGTTTGCTGCCGAGAACTACACAGCCGACAGACGGAGACCGTACTCGCCCGAAAGACGACAAACCTTCCCTACTGCGAGACGGCCGCGTTCTTTGGATAGACACCATCCATTTGCTCAGGAGCGGCGCGAAGAGTCACCCGATGGTTGGCAAGTCCCGACGCGTTTCCCATCCCCAGAAAGAGGAGCACCCATGGCGATGGAGATTCCGCAGAAGCCACGACACATGCTCGCGCCGGAGAGGCACATGCAGATCCCAGAAAGGCACATGGCCCCCCAGGATAGACACATGCAGCTTCCTGAACGACACATGGCCACTCCTGACCGCTACGCCTCCATGTCGGAAAGGCACGCCCCGATGCCGGAAAGACAACAACAGATGCCAGAGAGGCACATGGCAATGCCCGAAAGACAGCTGGCTCATTCTGACGATAGACTCCGTGCTCCTTCGCCCGAGAGACGCCGAGCGTCGTCATTCGACAAACGGCTCGCCGATCGTTTCAACCCGGAGAGCAGACCGAGTCCAGGAGCCTACCACATGGGCGGGATGGGCCACGCCGTCCCACCTGCTGCTATGACCACCATCGGAGTTGGCCCTGTCGGACCGCCCGGACACATGGGACACATGGGCATGATGAATGCGATGGTGCCCCAGGGGCCGCTGAGTCCTACAAGAGGACCACCGCCTCTTTCTCGTACCGCATCGCACCCGGCGGCAGCAATGATGCACGGACACGGAGGTGGTCCATCAATTCCGGTCGCTCCGGTGCCGCCACCGGCTATTTCGCATATGCCTCGCAGGCACACCATGGAGGAGGACATCTACGTCTCCGGCCGTCATCCAGGAGGACCGACACCTGAATGGTTTGGTCCCCcgggcatgggcatgggaCTGCATGAGTGGGATCCCAGCGGGGGTTCTGCCCGTGCTCCTCACATCCGAAGACGGGCCACGCAAGCTCACCGGGAGCACAACAAGACTGAGGCCAAGCCCTCGATGCAGGCTGGCCTGAGTGGATCTGGGAGAGGCTTGCATCGAGTGTCGGAGTGGGTGAATTATATTGAGCCTGGCCCGCCTGAGGATAcaatgggaggaggtggcccTGCGACGATTGTGGGATAg
- a CDS encoding hypothetical protein (COG:S; EggNog:ENOG503NWSR), whose product MSPSSNGDSPHSSTATMTAAASATVVGRFPLPNRDFTIEVPSPQLLAQVQVNGGGVNSLKSPTSLKSARTPSFSREGILGSAQKARNLSQSSDNRPESNGMQKAPSDEGINPLKRRNTDAGVDYPRRRATIACEVCRSRKSRCDGTKPKCKLCTELGAECIYREPGIKLDAGDKLILERLNRIENLLQMNMVGHPNGMGMSHDSPNMSNGTALSGDNLMGIGSNAANFVSVIPSGGLGTWSATATNNISTMPKVHTNAALHLLQWPMIRDLVSRPYDPQILLQLEMAREPLHSLAKTPCVDLSNTNAYIEAYFDRVNIWYACVNPYTWRSHYRIALSNGFREGPESCIVLLVLALGQASSRGSISRIVPHEDPPGLQYFTAAWSLLPGMMTSNSVLAAQCHLLAAAYLFYLVRPLEAWNLLCTTSTKLQLLLMAPSRVPADQRELIERIYWNSLLFESDLLAELDLPHSGVVAFEENVGLPCGFEGDEQEAVGRDELWYFLAEIALRRLLNRVSQLIYSKDSMASTTSLEPVVAELDFQLTQWYESLPLPLQFPFTRTMLPDPVQTVLRLRFFACRTIIYRPYILAVLDNEQAVLDPSVREACTKCLEASIRQLEHITAHHAGHMPYLWQGALSIVSQTLLVMGATMSPSLSSILWSLVPHRDTIDQIINDVVMEIERYAVLSPSLSLSAEIIKEAEVRRRTYLSG is encoded by the exons ATGTCACCATCGTCCAACGGTGACTCTCCACATTCTTCCACGGCCACTATGACTGCGGCTGCCAGTGCTACTGTTGTAGGAAGGTTTCCATTGCCGAACAGGGACTTCACCATCGAGGTGCCCTCGCCCCAGCTTCTGGCCCAGGTCCAGGTTAACGGCGGTGGCGTAAACTCTCTCAAGTCACCGACATCTCTCAAGTCGGCTCGGACTCCTAGCTTCAGCAGGGAAGGCATACTCGGTTCGGCGCAGAAGGCGCGCAATCTTTCACAGTCATCAGACAACAGGCCAGAATCGAATGGGATGCAGAAGGCACCGAGCGATGAGGGTATCAACCCTCTTAAAAGGCGGAATACCGATGCGGGCGTCGACTATCCAAGGCGGAGGGCAACCATCGCT TGCGAGGTTTGCCGTTCGAGGAAGTCACGATGCGATGGCACGAAGCCAAAGTGCAAGCTATGTACCGAGTTGGGTGCCGAGTGCATTTATCGCGAGCCCGGCATCAAGCTAGATGCCGGCGACAAGCTTATTCTGGAGCGCTTGAACCGCATCGAGAACCTGCTCCAGATGAACATGGTGGGCCACCCCAATGGCATGGGCATGTCTCATGATTCGCCAAATATGAGCAATGGGACAGCTCTCAGCGGTGACAACTTGATGGGAATCGGGTCAAATGCCGCCAACTTCGTGTCTGTCATTCCCAGCGGTGGACTTGGGACATGGTCCGCCACAGCCACTAACAATATCTCGACCATGCCGAAGGTGCACACGAATGCGGCTCTGCATCTGCTGCAGTGGCCCATGATCCGCGATTTGGTATCACGACCGTACGACCCTCAAATTCTCCTGCAGCTTGAGATGGCCCGTGAGCCGCTGCACTCGCTCGCCAAGACTCCCTGCGTCGACCTTTCCAATACGAATGCCTACATCGAAGCCTACTTTGACAGAGTCAACATCTGGTACGCCTGCGTCAACCCATACACGTGGAGGAGCCACTACAGGATAGCGCTATCAAACGGTTTCAGAGAAGGACCAGAGAGTTGCATTgtgctgttggtgctggccCTGGGCCAAGCTAGCTCGAGAGGCAGCATCTCGAGGATTGTACCCCACGAGGACCCTCCCGGACTTCAGTATTTCACCGCAGCTTGGTCTCTGCTGCCAGGCATGATGACGTCCAACAGTGTGCTCGCAGCACAGTGTCActtgctggctgctgcttaTCTGTTTTACCTTGTTCGACCGCTGGAGGCATGGAACTTGCTTTGCACGACAAGTACGAAACTGCAGCTTTTGCTCATGGCGCCGAGCAGAGTGCCCGCTGATCAGAGGGAGCTGATCGAAAGAATTTACTGGAACTCACTTCTCTTCGAAAGCGATTTATTGGCCGAATTGGACCTCCCCCATTCTGGTGTGGTTGCATTTGAGGAGAATGTTGGTCTTCCCTGCGGGTTCGAGGGCGATGAGCAGGAAGCAGTTGGACGCGACGAGTTGTGGTATTTCCTGGCCGAGATTGCACTGAGGAGGCTGCTCAACCGCGTCAGTCAGCTCATCTACTCGAAGGATTCCAtggcatcaacaacaagcttggAGCCGGTCGTGGCAGAGCTTGACTTCCAGCTGACACAGTGGTATGAGAGCTTGCCGCTACCGCTGCAGTTTCCCTTCACACGGACGATGCTTCCCGATCCGGTGCAGACGGTGCTGAGATTACGTTTCTTCGCCTGCCGAACCATCATCTATCGGCCTTATATTCTGGCGGTCCTTGACAACGAGCAAGCGGTGTTGGACCCCTCGGTGCGGGAGGCTTGCACAAAGTGCCTAGAAGCGTCAATCCGGCAACTGGAGCACATTACTGCGCA TCACGCCGGACATATGCCGTACCTTTGGCAGGGTGCTCTGTCCATAGTATCACAGACACTTTTGGTCATGGGCGCCACCATGTCGCCGTCACTGTCGAGCATCCTCTGGAGCCTGGTTCCCCACCGCGATACCATTGATCAAATCATCAACGACGTCGTCATGGAGATCGAACGCTACGCTGTCCTGTCGCCAAGTCTGAGCCTCTCGGCTGAAATCATCAAGGAAGCCGAAGTCAGACGTCGGACCTACCTCAGCGGATGA
- a CDS encoding hypothetical protein (COG:G; EggNog:ENOG503P0F9), whose protein sequence is MRATHGIFAALSAGFSLSSAAACSKQGLLLVSSYPFESSPGEIVKGGVTTLKLGNKGLEQVGEISSICGTNPSWQTLVGGDQYYCINENFDDGPGAFTSAKVNTDGTLAFVGNSSTPGGPVHIALFGENGERAITSNFASSSLDVFNIEDPAKLQSLDNKPFPPRADSNTITSRPHQAVVDPTGGFVVIPDLSVDVLHIFNIDQTALTLTELPAHPFGNGTGPRHAAFLKSGDKTFLYVIAEKKVSILGFEVSYGTNSLTLSEKFNIRTDGSENAPAEGSSGAEITISPNNRFLTVSTRNETTLEYTSVADGTKIPSDALNTFSIDPVTGELTHVQSAPAGGSFPRHFSFNKDGSLVAVACGGENRVNVFERDVVTGMIGKAVGERVLTTQVNHVIFKE, encoded by the exons ATGAGAGCCACACACGGCATCTTTGCTGCCTTGTCGGCCGGCTTCTCATTATCATCCGCAGCCGCTTGTTCAAAGCaaggtcttcttcttgtgtCTTCATACCCGTTTGAGTCTTCCCCAGGAGAGATTGTCAAGGGAGGAGTTACGACACTGAAACTGGGAAACAAGGGCCTAGAGCAGGTCGGCGAAATCTCGTCCATCTGCGGTACTAACCCTTCATGGCAAACACTCGTTGGAGGCGATCAATATTATTGCATCAATGAGAACTTCGACGACGGCCCTGGCGCTTTTACCTCAGCTAAGGTGAATACGGACGGCACTCTCGCTTTTGTGGGAAACAGTTCTACGCCTGGAGGCCCAGTGCATATTGCTCTCTTTGGTGAGAATGGGGAGAGAGCTATCACCTCCAACTT TGCATCATCCTCTCTCGATGTCTTCAACATTGAGGACCCAGCCAAGCTGCAATCCTTGGACAACAAACCTTTTCCCCCACGGGCCGACAGCAATACCATCACTTCCAGGCCTCACCAAGCAGTTGTTGATCCCACTGGTGGATTCGTTGTCATCCCCGATCTCTCCGTCGACGTCCTCCATATCTTCAACATCGACCAAACTGCGCTGACACTTACAGAGCTG CCGGCACACCCCTTCGGGAACGGAACCGGGCCTCGTCACGCTGCCTTCCTCAAGTCAGGCGACAAGACCTTCCTCTACGTCATCGCCGAAAAGAAGGTCTCCATCCTCGGGTTCGAAGTCTCTTACGGCACCAACAGCTTGACATTGTCGGAGAAATTCAACATCAGAACCGACGGCAGCGAGAACGCACCGGCCGAAGGCTCCTCCGGTGCTGAAATTACCATCTCG CCTAACAACAGATTCCTCACCGTCTCAACCCGCAACGAGACCACGCTAGAATACACCTCCGTTGCCGACGGCACAAAGATCCCGTCTGACGCCCTGAACACCTTTTCCATCGACCCTGTCACTGGGGAGTTGACTCATGTCCAGAGTGCCCCGGCCGGTGGCTCGTTCCCGAGACATTTCAGCTTCAACAAGGACGGGAgtctggttgctgttgcttgcGGGGGGGAGAATAGGGTTAATGTCTTTGAGAGGGATGTTGTGACGGGGATGATTGGGAaggcggtgggggagagggttttGACGACGCAGGTCAATCATGTTATTTTCAAAGAGTAA